One window of the Triticum dicoccoides isolate Atlit2015 ecotype Zavitan chromosome 3B, WEW_v2.0, whole genome shotgun sequence genome contains the following:
- the LOC119278186 gene encoding AF4/FMR2 family member lilli-like, with the protein MDVVVGLPSSPPESGCSSPSLTASPEFEFWMVGKNPGSFPSPALLTADELFSDGIVLPLHTLQAPPACPDAEQDQGEEGEDTEADADPNKPPEEEGEPATQAQPLAEACAVPTPDLPAVTFKWKDIFKATGESKERAKKAERRVSSVSGNAELININIWPFSRSRSAGHSTSGASAGASSKAKATSPSTGNASAAVPSAPAAPATAAGRKVSSAPCSRSNSRGEASGSGAPAVAIAAAAEKAAAQAPATSMLRRWVPGGQSRAVLGTNGIRLGRASPVWQLRRNKLQHQQAAAEQKQSSKNKAVPEGDAATSQGQADAGEADKATASAADAAPATVSAPAAACRNNAACAEVAGEECVPPQGLFGLRTFFSKKVY; encoded by the coding sequence ATGGACGTCGTCGTCGGGTTGCCGTCTTCTCCGCCCGAGTCCGGGTGCTCCTCGCCGTCCCTGACCGCGTCGCCCGAGTTCGAGTTCTGGATGGTGGGCAAGAACCCGGGCTCCTTCCCCTCCCCCGCCCTGCTCACCGCCGACGAGCTCTTCTCCGACGGCATTGTGCTCCCGCTCCACACCCTCCAGGCCCCTCCTGCCTGCCCCGACGCCGAGCAAGACCAgggtgaagaaggcgaggacactgAGGCCGATGCCGACCCCAACAAGCCGCCGGAGGAAGAAGGGGAGCCTGCCACGCAGGCGCAGCCGCTCGCGGAGGCCTGCGCCGTCCCGACGCCGGACCTCCCCGCGGTCACCTTCAAGTGGAAGGACATCTTCAAGGCCACCGGCGAGTCCAAGGAACGCGCCAAGAAGGCGGAGCGCCGCGTCAGCAGCGTCAGCGGCAACGCCGAGCTCATCAACATCAACATATGGCCCTTCTCCCGGAGCCGCTCCGCTGGCCACTCTACCTCCGGCGCCAGCGCCGGCGCTAGCAGCAAGGCCAAGGCGACCAGTCCCAGCACCGGCAACGCCAGTGCCGCTGTTCCCAGCGCACCGGCGGCTCCAGCGACGGCGGCCGGGCGCAAGGTTAGCAGTGCGCCGTGCTCCCGGAGCAACTCCCGCGGCGAGGCCTCCGGTTCGGGGGCGCCGGCCGTCGCCATTGCGGCGGCAGCTGAAAAGGCCGCTGCCCAAGCGCCCGCCACGTCCATGCTGAGGCGGTGGGTTCCCGGCGGTCAGAGCAGAGCAGTGCTCGGCACAAACGGCATCCGCCTGGGCAGGGCCAGCCCCGTCTGGCAACTGAGGCGCAACAAGCTACAGCATCAGCAAGCCGCCGCGGAGCAGAAGCAGAGCAGCAAGAACAAGGCCGTCCCCGAAGGCGACGCCGCGACGAGCCAAGGCCAAGCGGACGCCGGTGAAGCAGACAAGGCGACGGCGTCGGCCGCAGATGCAGCGCCGGCGACTGTGAGCGCGCCAGCCGCCGCGTGCCGGAACAACGCGGCCTGCGCGGAAGTCGCCGGCGAGGAGTGCGTCCCGCCGCAGGGGCTGTTCGGCCTCCGCACCTTCTTCTCCAAGAAGGTGTACTGA